The following are from one region of the Paenibacillus sp. JZ16 genome:
- a CDS encoding LacI family DNA-binding transcriptional regulator, producing the protein MTTIYDIAKKTGYSPTTVSKVFNNYPDVREKTRAKILATAKEMGYLPNANARSLTTKRSWTIGILFVEATGAGIRHPYFGAVIESFKKIAVSKGYDLMFISKDVGGRRSSYVEHCKIRGVDGVVVILSSSEDPDFKELLDSGIPCVILDSSPEHVHSVYSDNIGGSMLALRYLHSLGHRSIAHISGGLNTFAGEQRQQGYEQALRELDLERREEYITGSDFFSIESGYEAMKRLLGLEDRPTAVYAAGDLLALGAIRAVQDHGLNVPGDVSIIGFDDIEMSRYITPALTTIRQDTEQLGTVAAEILLTSIEEQDAPVQSVMLPVQLIIRESCRPVT; encoded by the coding sequence TTGACAACGATTTATGATATTGCCAAGAAAACAGGCTATTCGCCTACGACGGTGTCGAAAGTCTTCAACAATTATCCGGATGTCCGGGAGAAGACGAGAGCCAAGATTCTGGCAACCGCGAAGGAAATGGGCTATCTTCCTAACGCAAACGCCAGATCGCTTACGACGAAGAGATCCTGGACCATTGGCATTCTCTTTGTGGAGGCTACAGGAGCAGGGATTCGTCACCCTTATTTTGGAGCCGTCATCGAAAGTTTTAAGAAAATTGCCGTATCCAAAGGGTATGATCTGATGTTCATCTCCAAGGATGTCGGCGGCCGAAGAAGCAGTTATGTGGAGCATTGCAAAATTCGGGGCGTCGACGGCGTGGTCGTCATTCTGTCGAGCAGCGAGGACCCCGATTTCAAGGAGCTGCTGGATAGCGGCATACCGTGCGTCATTCTGGACTCGTCACCGGAGCATGTGCATTCGGTTTACTCCGACAATATTGGGGGGAGCATGCTGGCACTTCGGTATTTGCATTCGCTTGGACATCGCAGCATTGCCCATATATCGGGCGGATTGAATACGTTTGCAGGCGAGCAGCGTCAGCAGGGCTATGAGCAAGCCCTACGGGAGCTTGATCTGGAACGAAGGGAAGAGTACATAACAGGCAGCGATTTTTTCTCCATCGAGAGCGGATATGAAGCCATGAAGAGGCTGCTGGGGCTGGAGGATCGGCCGACAGCTGTTTATGCCGCTGGAGATCTGCTTGCGCTTGGAGCTATCCGTGCCGTGCAGGATCATGGCTTGAATGTACCGGGAGATGTGTCCATCATCGGTTTTGATGATATAGAAATGTCCCGTTATATTACCCCTGCGTTAACGACCATACGCCAGGATACGGAGCAGCTGGGCACCGTTGCGGCAGAGATCCTTCTTACTTCGATCGAAGAACAAGACGCACCAGTACAGTCGGTTATGCTGCCGGTTCAATTGATTATCCGGGAATCCTGCCGCCCGGTCACTTAG